The Streptomyces sp. NBC_01275 genome has a segment encoding these proteins:
- a CDS encoding aldehyde dehydrogenase encodes MLDVTHEEWQRRAKSLDLSGAHHVDGADEAGGGAVFAAVSPRDGQALTQVADGGAAEVDAAVAAARRAFDTGPWPRLAPADRGRALLRMADALQERREELALTVSLEMGKPITDAYEIELRAVINTFRWYGQSADKQADESPHTAPDALALVTREPAGVVGAVVPWNFPLTLAGWKVAPALAAGCTVVLKPSENSPLSALLLGRIATEAGLPPGVLNVVNGNGPVAGRALGLHPDVDVLAFTGSTAVGRHFLHYAADSNLKRVWLELGGKSPNIVLPDAPDLEKAAATAAWGVFFNQGEMCTAPSRLLVHSSIAERVTETIVRRARELRIGDPLDPATEMGALVGEDHLERVQDHIGTGLAEGARLLTGGSRTLADSGGSFLEPTVFDHVDPGMRLAREEIFGPVLSVLAFDDLDEAVRLANATEYGLAAGLWTSDLSTAHKVSRALRAGTVWVNCYEEGDLTVPFGGMKQSGNGRDKSAHALEKYTELKTTWIQL; translated from the coding sequence ATGCTGGACGTCACCCACGAGGAGTGGCAGCGCCGCGCCAAGTCCCTGGACCTGTCCGGCGCCCATCACGTCGACGGCGCCGACGAGGCCGGCGGAGGGGCGGTCTTCGCCGCCGTCTCGCCCCGTGACGGGCAGGCGCTGACCCAGGTCGCCGACGGGGGCGCCGCCGAGGTGGACGCGGCCGTGGCCGCCGCGCGCCGCGCCTTCGACACCGGCCCGTGGCCGCGCCTGGCGCCCGCCGACCGGGGCCGGGCGCTGCTGCGGATGGCCGACGCGCTCCAGGAGCGCCGCGAGGAACTGGCGCTCACCGTCAGCCTGGAGATGGGCAAGCCCATCACCGACGCGTACGAGATCGAACTGCGCGCCGTCATCAACACCTTCCGCTGGTACGGGCAGTCGGCGGACAAGCAGGCCGACGAGTCCCCGCACACCGCCCCGGACGCCCTCGCCCTGGTCACCCGGGAGCCGGCCGGGGTGGTCGGCGCGGTCGTGCCGTGGAACTTCCCGCTGACGTTGGCGGGTTGGAAGGTCGCCCCGGCGCTGGCCGCGGGCTGCACGGTCGTACTGAAGCCGTCGGAGAACTCGCCGCTGTCCGCACTGCTCCTCGGCCGGATCGCGACCGAGGCCGGGCTTCCCCCGGGCGTGCTCAACGTCGTCAACGGCAACGGGCCGGTCGCGGGGCGGGCGTTGGGCCTCCATCCGGACGTCGACGTCCTCGCCTTCACCGGTTCCACCGCCGTCGGCCGCCACTTCCTGCACTACGCCGCCGACTCCAACCTCAAGCGCGTCTGGCTGGAGCTGGGCGGCAAGTCGCCCAACATCGTCCTCCCGGACGCCCCCGACCTGGAGAAGGCCGCCGCCACCGCCGCCTGGGGCGTCTTCTTCAACCAGGGCGAGATGTGCACCGCCCCCTCCCGGCTGCTGGTGCACTCCTCCATCGCCGAGCGCGTCACGGAGACGATCGTCCGGCGCGCCCGCGAACTGCGCATAGGCGACCCGCTCGACCCCGCCACCGAGATGGGCGCCCTGGTCGGCGAGGACCACCTCGAGCGCGTACAGGACCACATCGGCACCGGCCTGGCCGAGGGCGCGCGCCTGCTCACGGGCGGCTCCCGCACCCTCGCCGACTCCGGCGGCAGCTTCCTGGAACCGACCGTCTTCGACCACGTCGACCCCGGCATGCGACTGGCCCGAGAGGAGATCTTCGGCCCGGTGCTGTCCGTGCTCGCCTTCGACGACCTGGACGAGGCGGTGCGGCTGGCCAACGCCACCGAGTACGGCCTCGCCGCCGGCCTGTGGACCTCCGACCTGTCCACCGCCCACAAGGTCTCCCGGGCGTTGCGGGCGGGCACGGTGTGGGTCAACTGCTATGAGGAGGGCGACCTGACCGTCCCCTTCGGCGGCATGAAGCAGTCGGGCAACGGACGGGACAAGTCCGCCCACGCCCTGGAGAAGTACACCGAGCTCAAGACGACCTGGATCCAGCTGTGA
- a CDS encoding gamma-glutamyl-gamma-aminobutyrate hydrolase family protein, protein MTPTPVRPLIAVPARFSATTSALRHSAEVNARALIEAVWRAGGEPAGIHPASGEVTSRLARFDGVLLPGGGDLAPHRYGAHGVHASVYDVDDLQDAFDLEVAGRALDVGLPLLAICRGLQVVNVALGGALEQDMGGPEREHRHLVHPVAIQRGTLLEQATGAQKTEASCYHHQRVDRLGAGLAVSARAADGTVEGLELPGAQGWFTAVQWHPEDTAHEDPAQQALFDALVRAARDGR, encoded by the coding sequence GTGACCCCCACCCCCGTACGTCCCCTGATCGCCGTCCCGGCCCGGTTCTCCGCTACGACCTCCGCACTCCGTCACTCCGCAGAGGTCAACGCCCGCGCCCTGATCGAGGCCGTCTGGCGGGCCGGCGGCGAACCGGCGGGCATCCACCCCGCATCGGGGGAGGTCACGTCCCGCCTCGCCCGCTTCGACGGCGTCCTGCTCCCCGGCGGCGGCGACCTCGCCCCCCACCGCTACGGCGCGCACGGCGTCCATGCCAGCGTCTACGACGTCGACGACCTCCAGGACGCCTTCGACCTCGAAGTCGCCGGCCGGGCGCTGGACGTGGGCCTGCCCCTGCTGGCGATCTGCCGCGGTCTCCAGGTCGTCAACGTAGCCCTGGGCGGCGCCCTGGAACAGGACATGGGCGGCCCCGAGCGCGAACACCGGCACCTGGTGCACCCGGTGGCGATCCAGCGCGGCACGCTGCTGGAGCAGGCCACCGGTGCGCAGAAGACGGAGGCGTCCTGCTACCACCACCAACGGGTGGACCGCCTGGGCGCGGGACTAGCGGTCAGCGCGCGTGCCGCCGACGGAACCGTGGAGGGACTCGAACTCCCCGGCGCCCAGGGATGGTTCACCGCCGTCCAGTGGCACCCCGAGGACACCGCCCACGAAGACCCCGCCCAGCAGGCTCTCTTCGACGCCCTCGTGCGAGCCGCCCGCGACGGACGCTGA